One Calonectris borealis chromosome 15, bCalBor7.hap1.2, whole genome shotgun sequence DNA segment encodes these proteins:
- the SH3TC2 gene encoding LOW QUALITY PROTEIN: SH3 domain and tetratricopeptide repeat-containing protein 2 (The sequence of the model RefSeq protein was modified relative to this genomic sequence to represent the inferred CDS: deleted 2 bases in 1 codon; substituted 1 base at 1 genomic stop codon), with translation MDLASTLEHDFRVIPDSQNPQPDLQCNPWALLSGGMVRQNIIDFCLKIXQQLFCVPSLLGKAGASEPSDPATKAAEGSPDPSSVLLAVGEGFPPEISLFFSVESRSSQCLNSQLQEAARKKLWALESDDRDVCALFKELSARLVCTQAQEDRFLLTFKTLEEVWKFSTYLTLGYVGSCLEQLLFDQEYWLNCALMEDTEIRVTVNEDHLATIYMGLLLQEGNFFSRAVPGVWQPEQEGEDGLQLCKNELIHVKNVGEESKWEGMSLLTGQRGLVPMTALEPIPHPFYQWFLKNYAVSFGISQEISGMTSQPIVKGRCTATEDHRGAAWNELSFSKGDSIEVIGFLIPGLPWFVGKSLSSGSIGFVPTRYINPEACEPLEKGLVFLSEEEKSPLLRIPCDGGEQHFTTLLGDLARTDITSVYRLDGFEPTAMFPKVPSEAVLRGCKDIPLLQSWKEINGLATTSTSELSSPGSESAPPTLEDVLLEKLDDFDDPKFFIDLNAGHMEDADVFNPILTFLNQDSYVPSFQSLYDLSFSFLNSTFYGFSDEDELVLYLETSRNWAKRTHSVWAHVRLCFLLGKLCIKKVKFSQARVYFEEAVSILDRGFGDLPLLAALHVNLASIYLKQNMKHKFSSLLGKTVALLVCLPGRSFSSENELEVMMYVLREAIAVGNAPLEARVCFLIVKLFLELGKNDEVLPFTEHLQHLTTTLLGPDSSSVPLDATPILSYLYDKKYLPNIALASARLFVPSGIKGAPTPIWRAGFILQNTSKLLGSQLQRSSIPALACFYLKQALHFSCESRVVPIQRTLCAILSRMYLQHGVLDGAVCYAATAVTLSRLMGEEEAFESSLSLGWMYLLNNQPGPAADIMWQLLRSLHGTDSVTQGGAVHNLLAIALKGEGQVQKAAENYLRALYKAKETGNKRNQAIALANLGQLSLSHGASQLSELYLLQSAQLYAELQGSEDLEMELVRVLLWLAQAMVNRQRMEDGKLCYELALVFALKWHNVRSQLHITESLCHFYSKVCPDLQACITYHEHWVSLAQQLQDREMEGNVRQTLSQLYQALGTSESLRQSLDCTKQSLRIFIDLEETVKAAEAWLQAGRLYYLMQEDELVEMYFQAAIQTALKSENFSLAMDLYEKAGDTFFNGSRNRDRAVEFYRGGAVPLARKLKAIKTELRLFNKLAELQIGLQGYEKALEFATLAARLSIRVGDQLQELVAFHRLATVYYFLRMYEMAEDCYLKTLALRPPLLQCSEEALYYSKVYWHLGNLTLHKLKDEQDAAAYFLLALAAATELGDQELQGLIHAKLGDIPGAPRGPEGTPGCATYRPRWLSEGGHVV, from the exons ATGGATCTTGCCTCCACCCTTGAGCATGATTTTAGGGTGATACCAGATTCACAAAATCCCCAGCCAGATCTGCAGTGCAACCCATGGGCTTTGCTTTCAGGTGGCATGGTTAGGCAGAATATCATAGATTTCTGCCTCAAAATTTGACAGCAGCTCTTCTGTGTCCCC TCCTTGCTAGGTAAGGCTGGGGCATCAGAGCCAAGCGACCCCGCTACCAAGGCAGCAGAAGGCTCGCCGGACCCCTCCTCGGTGCTGCTGGCTGTTGGGGAGGGCTTTCCACCAG AGATTTCGCTCTTCTTCTCCGTTGAGAGCCGCTCTTCCCAGTGCCTCAATTCCCAGCTCCAGGAAGCAGCCAGAAAGAAGCTGTGGGCCCTGGAGAGTGATGACAGAGATGTCTGTGCCCTGTTCAAG GAGCTGTCAGCCAGGCTGGTCTGTACGCAAGCACAGGAGGATCGGTTCCTCCTCACCTTCAAAACCCTAGAAGAAGTCTGGAAGTTTTCCACGTATCTGACTTTAG GTTATGTGGGCAGCTGCTTGGAGCAGCTTCTCTTTGACCAGGAGTACTGGCTAAACTGTGCTCTGATGGAAGACACAGAGATCAGAGTTACTGTGAATGAAGATCACTTGGCCACCATATATATGGGTCTGCTACTCCAGGAAG GTAACTTTTTTTCCAGAGCAGTGCCTGGTGTCTGGCAGccggagcaggagggagaggacgGCCTGCAGCTGTGCAAGAACGAGCTGATCCATGTGAAGAACGTTGGAGAGGAGTCCAAGTGGGAAGGGATGTCCTTACTAACAGGTCAACGAGGCCTGGTGCCCATGACAGCTCTAGAGCCAATACCTCACCCATTTTACCA GTGGTTCCTGAAGAATTATGCTGTGAGTTTTGGCATCTCCCAGGAGATCAGTGGGATGACCTCTCAGCCAATTG TTAAAGGCAGGTGCACAGCCACAGAGGACCACAGAGGAGCAGCATGGAATGAACTGAGTTTCTCCAAAGGAGACAGCATAGAAGTCATTGGCTTCCTCATTCCAGGACTCCCATGGTTTGTGGGCAAATCCCTCAGCAGTGGGAGCATCGGCTTTGTCCCAACCCGATACATAAATCCTGAGGCTTGCGAACCTCT GGAAAAGGGCTTGGTGTTTctgagtgaagaagaaaaatccccCCTCCTGCGCATCCCCTGCGATGGTGGTGAGCAGCACTTCACCACCCTCCTCGGTGACCTGGCACGCACTGACATCACCTCTGTGTACCGGCTGG ATGGTTTTGAACCTACAGCCATGTTCCCGAAAGTGCCATCAG AGGCTGTTCTCCGTGGCTGTAAAGATATCCCGCTGCTCCAGTCTTGGAAGGAAATAAATGGCTTGGCTACGACTAGCACCTCCGAACTGTCTAGCCCAGGGAGTGAATCAGCCCCTCCTACATTGGAAGAtgttctcctggagaagctggatGATTTTGATGATCCCAAGTTCTTTATTGACTTGAATGCTGGACACATGGAAGATGCTGATGTCTTTAACCCCATATTGACCTTCCTTAACCAAGACAGTTACGTGCCCAGTTTTCAAAGCCTCTATGatctcagtttttcctttctcaacTCCACTTTTTATGGTTTCTCTGATGAGGATGAACTAGTCTTATACCTTGAGACATCCAGGAACTGGGCCAAGAGGACTCATTCAGTTTGGGCTCATGTCAGGCTCTGTTTCCTCTTGGGTAAGCTCTGCATCAAAAAGGTCAAGTTCTCCCAGGCTCGAGTCTACTTTGAGGAAGCCGTGAGCATCCTGGACAGGGGTTTTGGGGACCTGCCGCTGCTGGCTGCGTTGCACGTGAACCTTGCCTCCATCTACTTGAAACAGAACATGAAGCACAAGTTCTCCTCCCTGCTGGGAAAAACAGTGGCCTTGCTTGTCTGCTTGCCTGGCCGTTCTTTCAGCTCTGAGAACGAGCTGGAAGTCATGATGTATGTCCTGAGGGAAGCCATAGCTGTGGGTAATGCTCCCTTGGAAGCACGGGTCTGTTTCCTTATTGTCAAGCTCTTCCTAGAACTGGGCAAAAATGATGAAGTGCTGCCCTTTACTGAGCATCTTCAACATCTCACCACCACTTTACTCGGCCCAGACTCTAGTTCTGTGCCACTGGATGCCACCCCCATCTTGAGCTACCTATATGACAAGAAGTACTTGCCAAATATCGCGCTGGCCTCCGCCAGGTTGTTTGTTCCCAGTGGCATCAAGGGGGCACCAACACCCATATGGAGAGCTGGCTTTATCCTCCAAAATACTTCCAAACTCCTGGGAAGCCAACTGCAGAGGAGCAGCATCCCAGCACTGGCTTGTTTCTATCTCAAGCAAGCACTGCATTTCTCCTGCGAAAGCAGAGTTGTGCCCATCCAGAGGACGCTGTGTGCCATCTTGTCCAGGATGTACCTCCAGCATGGCGTATTGGACGGGGCGGTTTGTTATGCAGCCACGGCCGTAACCCTCAGCAGACTGATGGGCGAGGAGGAGGCTTTCGAGTCTTCCCTCTCTTTGGGGTGGATGTATCTCCTGAACAACCAGCCGGGCCCAGCTGCAGACATCATGTGGCAGCTCTTGCGCTCTCTGCACGGGACGGACAGCGTGACTCAGGGGGGAGCCGTGCACAATCTCCTGGCCATTGCCCTCAAGGGAGAAGGGCAGGTACAAAAGGCTGCAGAGAACTACCTCCGGGCCCTGTACAAAGCCAAGGAGACCGGGAACAAGAGGAACCAGGCCATTGCCCTGGCTAACCTGGGGCAGCTGAGCCTCTCGCACGGGGCGAGCCAGCTGTCTGAGCTCTACCTGCTCCAGTCGGCTCAGCTCTACGCTGAGCTCCAGGGCAGCGAAGACCTGGAGATGGAGTTGGTGCGGGTGCTGCTGTGGCTAGCGCAGGCCATGGTGAACAGGCAGAGGATGGAAGATGGCAAACTCTGTTATGAACTGGCGTTGGTTTTTGCCCTGAAGTGGCATAACGTGAGGA GTCAGCTTCACATCACTGAGTCTCTCTGCCATTTCTACAGCAAAGTGTGCCCCGATCTCCAGGCTTGCATTACCTACCATGAGCACTGGGTGTCTTTGGCACAACAGCtccaggacagagagatggaaggcaATGTCCGTCAGACCCTCAGCCAGCTCTACCAGGCTTTGGGCACATCCGA GAGTTTGAGACAGTCCCTGGACTGCACCAAACAGAGTCTAAGGATCTTCATTGACCTTGAGGAGACTGTGAAAGCAGCAGaggcctggctgcaggcaggaaggCTCTACTATCTTATGCAGGAAGATGAGCTGGTGGAAATGTATTTTCAG GCAGCCATTCAGACTGCTCTGAAATCCGAGAACTTCTCCTTGGCCATGGATCTTTATGAAAAAGCAGGCGATACCTTTTTTAATGGCAGCCGAAACAGAGATCGAGCGGTGGAGTTTTATAGG GGAGGTGCTGTGCCCTTAGCCAGGAAACTAAAGGCCATTAAGACAGAGCTACGGCTCTTCAAtaagctggcagagctgcagatTGGCCTGCAGGGCTACGAGAAGGCGCTGGAGTTCGCCACGCTGGCAGCCAGGCTGAGCATCAGAGTTG GAGACCAACTGCAAGAGCTGGTTGCATTCCACCGCCTGGCTACAGTCTACTATTTTCTGCGTATGTATGAGATGGCAGAAGACTGCTACCTGAAGACGCTTGCTTTGCGTCCCCCCTTGCTGCAGTGCTCTGAAGAGGCCCTGTACTACTCTAAGGTGTATTGGCACCTTGGCAACCTGACCCTGCACAAACTGAAG GATGAACAGGATGCAGCAGCCTATTTCCTCCTGGCCCTCGCCGCAGCGACCGAACTGGGAGACCAGGAGTTGCAAGGCCTCATTCACGCCAAGCTGGGTGACATCCCCGGTGCCCCGCGGGGGCCCGAGGGCACGCCGGGCTGTGCCACGTACCGGCCCAGGTGGCTGAGCGAAGGTGGTCACGTCGTCTGA